Proteins from a single region of Chryseobacterium sp. T16E-39:
- a CDS encoding glycosyltransferase family 2 protein — MSKKLAVVILNWNGKNWLEKFLPSVVQFSSDADIYVIDNLSTDDSIDYITTSFPTVTIVRNNKNYGFAGGYNEGLKHIQSEYYCLLNSDVEVTENWINPVLGLFERNPDIAAIQPKILSYNNKKYFEFAGAGGGLIDNLGYPYCRGRIFDDVEEDKGQYDDETEIFWASGCCFFIRSKNFWEQKGFDERFFAHQEEIDLCWRLINTGKKIYYTGKSTVYHVGGGTLNKQSAQKTYLNIRNNLSMMLKNLPFPNLIGLIFFRLCLDGIAGIYFGLKNGFPHLWAVVRAHFGFYAQLPETWKRRQKHQKINFYQSKWLIFKHFLGNK; from the coding sequence ATGTCAAAAAAATTAGCGGTTGTCATCTTAAACTGGAATGGTAAAAACTGGCTTGAAAAATTTCTACCCAGTGTTGTCCAATTTTCTTCCGATGCAGATATTTATGTCATTGACAATCTTTCTACCGATGATTCAATAGACTATATAACGACTTCTTTTCCCACAGTTACAATCGTTAGAAATAATAAAAATTATGGTTTTGCAGGTGGATATAATGAAGGCCTGAAGCATATTCAAAGTGAATATTACTGTTTATTAAACTCAGATGTAGAAGTAACAGAAAACTGGATCAATCCTGTTCTCGGCCTCTTTGAAAGAAACCCAGACATTGCAGCTATTCAACCTAAAATCCTGTCTTATAACAATAAGAAGTATTTTGAATTTGCGGGTGCGGGAGGCGGTTTAATTGACAATCTTGGATATCCTTACTGCAGAGGACGTATTTTTGATGATGTAGAAGAAGATAAAGGTCAATATGATGATGAGACAGAAATTTTCTGGGCTTCAGGGTGTTGCTTTTTTATCCGTTCAAAAAATTTCTGGGAACAGAAAGGATTTGATGAAAGATTCTTTGCCCATCAGGAAGAAATAGACCTTTGCTGGAGATTAATTAATACCGGAAAGAAAATATATTACACAGGAAAATCAACAGTTTATCATGTTGGGGGTGGTACTTTAAATAAACAAAGTGCTCAAAAAACGTATTTAAATATCAGAAATAACCTTTCTATGATGCTTAAAAATTTACCTTTTCCCAATTTGATCGGACTTATTTTTTTCAGACTCTGTCTAGATGGTATTGCCGGAATCTACTTTGGTTTAAAAAATGGGTTTCCTCATTTATGGGCGGTTGTAAGGGCACACTTTGGCTTTTATGCGCAACTTCCTGAAACATGGAAACGCAGACAAAAGCACCAAAAAATAAATTTCTACCAAAGCAAATGGCTTATATTTAAGCACTTTTTAGGGAATAAATAG
- the rpsF gene encoding 30S ribosomal protein S6, protein MNNYETVFILTPVLSDAQVEEAVKKFETLLKEKNCEIVAKENWGLKKLAYPIQLKKNGFYTLIEFKGEGTIVADLELAFKRDERVIRYLTTKLDKHAIDYAITRRTKVKVAKA, encoded by the coding sequence ATGAACAATTACGAAACTGTTTTCATTTTAACTCCCGTTCTATCTGACGCACAGGTGGAGGAAGCAGTAAAAAAATTTGAAACTCTTTTAAAAGAGAAAAACTGCGAAATCGTTGCTAAAGAGAACTGGGGATTAAAAAAATTAGCTTATCCGATCCAATTGAAAAAGAACGGATTCTACACTTTAATCGAGTTTAAAGGAGAGGGTACTATCGTTGCTGATTTAGAATTAGCTTTCAAACGTGACGAAAGAGTAATTCGTTACCTTACTACAAAACTTGATAAGCATGCTATTGACTATGCTATTACAAGAAGAACTAAAGTAAAAGTAGCTAAAGCTTAA
- the rplI gene encoding 50S ribosomal protein L9, translating to MEIILKKDVENLGLEFDTVNVKPGYARNFLLPQGIALLATPKNKAALEATLEARKEEEAKLIATANAVVDQLKKTNVTIPAKVGSGDKLFGSINNSDLSAALAKAGVEVEKKYIKIPGNTIKRTGKVTAIIRLHRNVEYNFEFDVVSDAPVVAPAPKKVEATKPAETESEEA from the coding sequence ATGGAAATTATCTTAAAAAAAGACGTAGAAAACTTAGGACTTGAGTTTGACACAGTAAACGTAAAGCCTGGTTATGCTAGAAACTTCTTACTTCCTCAGGGAATTGCTCTTTTAGCTACTCCAAAAAACAAAGCAGCTTTAGAAGCTACTTTAGAAGCTAGAAAAGAAGAAGAAGCTAAATTAATCGCTACTGCTAATGCTGTAGTAGACCAATTAAAGAAAACTAACGTTACTATTCCTGCTAAAGTAGGATCTGGTGATAAATTATTCGGATCTATCAACAATTCTGATCTTTCTGCAGCTCTTGCTAAAGCTGGTGTTGAAGTAGAAAAGAAATACATCAAAATCCCAGGAAATACAATCAAAAGAACTGGTAAAGTAACTGCTATTATCAGATTACACAGAAATGTAGAGTACAACTTCGAATTTGATGTTGTTTCTGATGCTCCTGTAGTAGCTCCAGCTCCTAAAAAAGTAGAAGCTACTAAGCCCGCTGAAACTGAATCAGAAGAAGCTTAA
- a CDS encoding thioredoxin family protein gives MKKLSITAFLIVSTFVFSQETKIKPESSRDKALLVKTDHAELDAKKKAAEEKAKLPKPYNPKADAQKDIDQLIAQAKKENKNIMIQAGGNWCIWCLRFNQFVQTTPELKNIVDKNYLYYHLNFSPDNKNEKVFAQYGNPGDKFGYPVFIVLDKNGKMIHVQKSDVLEQDKGYSLEKVKTFFNEWTPKS, from the coding sequence ATGAAAAAATTGTCAATAACAGCTTTCCTGATTGTAAGTACTTTTGTTTTTTCTCAGGAAACAAAAATAAAACCTGAAAGTTCGAGAGATAAAGCGTTGTTGGTAAAGACTGACCATGCAGAACTTGATGCTAAGAAAAAAGCAGCTGAAGAAAAGGCTAAATTACCAAAGCCTTATAATCCAAAAGCAGATGCTCAAAAAGATATAGACCAACTGATTGCCCAGGCAAAAAAAGAAAATAAAAATATTATGATACAGGCCGGTGGAAACTGGTGTATCTGGTGTTTGCGTTTTAATCAGTTTGTACAAACGACACCTGAATTAAAGAATATCGTAGATAAAAATTATTTGTATTATCATCTCAATTTCTCTCCAGATAATAAGAACGAAAAAGTTTTTGCTCAATATGGTAATCCGGGAGATAAATTTGGATATCCCGTATTTATTGTTTTAGATAAAAATGGTAAAATGATCCATGTCCAAAAAAGTGATGTTTTGGAACAAGATAAGGGATATAGTCTTGAAAAAGTGAAGACCTTTTTCAATGAATGGACTCCTAAATCATAA
- a CDS encoding HlyD family secretion protein produces MTKKQLTKKEERINKSITLLAWILIISGITGMVSFYLFSRKNVTTNDAQIEQYITPVSSKVSGFIKSIRFNENQFVRKGDTLIIVDNREFVNQVKMAEANLHVNSENITTIQSSVNTKESDTKIIDAKIASSKIDIWRTEQDYKRYKNLVAEDAATEQQFENVKASYDQAKANLLALEQQKNAIRAGANEQKTKVAPAKSQIQQSSANLNNARLFLSYTVITAPYDGWVGKKTIQEGQLIKEGQALVQIVSKEKWIIANYKETQLGQIDQKQEVIIEADAFPDTEFKGKIVSVSPASGSQFSLVKPDNATGNFVKIEQRFPVRIILDNNKDNEKLLSGMNVLVSAKKL; encoded by the coding sequence ATGACTAAGAAGCAACTGACTAAAAAAGAAGAAAGAATCAATAAATCGATTACTTTATTAGCCTGGATTCTGATCATAAGCGGAATCACAGGAATGGTAAGTTTTTATCTTTTTTCAAGAAAGAATGTAACAACCAATGATGCACAGATCGAGCAATACATCACCCCAGTTTCAAGCAAAGTTTCAGGGTTTATTAAATCAATCCGATTCAATGAAAACCAGTTTGTACGTAAAGGAGACACCTTAATCATTGTTGACAACCGTGAATTTGTCAACCAGGTAAAAATGGCAGAGGCTAACCTCCATGTCAACTCTGAAAACATTACGACGATTCAAAGTAGTGTCAATACTAAAGAAAGTGACACCAAAATTATCGATGCAAAAATCGCTTCTTCCAAAATTGATATATGGAGAACAGAACAGGATTATAAAAGATATAAAAATCTGGTTGCAGAGGATGCTGCAACTGAACAGCAATTTGAAAATGTAAAAGCATCGTATGATCAGGCGAAAGCTAATCTATTAGCATTAGAACAGCAAAAAAATGCCATAAGAGCAGGGGCCAATGAACAAAAAACAAAAGTAGCACCAGCTAAAAGCCAGATCCAGCAAAGTTCTGCAAATCTTAATAATGCAAGACTATTTTTATCATATACCGTAATTACCGCACCCTACGATGGATGGGTTGGAAAAAAAACTATTCAGGAAGGACAGTTAATTAAAGAAGGACAAGCTTTGGTTCAAATTGTCAGTAAGGAAAAATGGATTATTGCCAATTATAAAGAAACCCAATTAGGACAGATTGATCAAAAACAAGAAGTCATTATTGAAGCAGACGCATTTCCTGACACTGAATTCAAAGGAAAAATAGTTTCTGTATCTCCAGCATCAGGTTCTCAGTTTTCACTGGTTAAACCAGACAATGCTACCGGAAACTTTGTAAAAATAGAGCAAAGATTCCCTGTAAGAATCATTTTAGACAATAATAAAGACAATGAAAAGCTTCTTTCCGGAATGAATGTTCTGGTAAGTGCTAAAAAGCTGTAG
- a CDS encoding 3'-5' exonuclease → MDFCAIDFETATNDRSSACELGICIVQDSRIVETKTWLIKPPSFPYFSRFNVAVHGIEPEDVKDSPTFDEIWHEVEEMMYGTLMIAHNASFDAGVLRGCLKHYDIFAPKLNYLCSIQLAKKSWNYLPKYGLKHLSEYHQINFNHHRAGDDAEACAKISLLAFEKLFLSSNDEIHDYLKAKIKQL, encoded by the coding sequence ATGGATTTTTGTGCAATAGATTTCGAAACTGCCACCAATGATAGAAGTTCGGCTTGTGAACTTGGGATTTGTATTGTTCAGGACTCCCGGATTGTAGAGACTAAAACCTGGCTTATTAAGCCTCCAAGCTTTCCTTATTTTAGCAGGTTTAATGTAGCTGTTCATGGCATAGAGCCTGAAGATGTAAAGGACTCCCCTACCTTTGATGAGATCTGGCACGAAGTGGAAGAAATGATGTATGGAACATTAATGATTGCACACAATGCAAGTTTTGATGCTGGAGTATTGAGAGGATGTTTAAAGCACTATGATATATTTGCTCCAAAACTAAATTACCTATGCAGTATTCAATTGGCAAAGAAATCCTGGAATTATCTCCCGAAGTATGGATTAAAACACCTGTCAGAGTATCATCAGATCAACTTTAATCATCATAGAGCTGGAGACGATGCAGAAGCCTGCGCTAAAATTTCGTTGTTAGCTTTTGAAAAGCTATTTCTAAGCAGCAATGATGAAATTCATGACTACCTGAAAGCTAAAATTAAGCAATTATAA
- a CDS encoding helix-turn-helix domain-containing protein, whose translation MNDSHFKAVEEEDAAFYVYHVLTGNIKTDIHNHSSAQLVYAEGGIVHIFTELKHWYLPARCFMWIPAGIPHYIFTSSPKVDLYNFYFKKDSDENGFFDEINIYSVSHLLREMILYTKDWDGKITKNDGSKYYFLKALKGILPDKRDKKLPFPVQHPFPEDETLLKVAKYIHANLEKNLTIESTAKEFGMSTRTLSRKFKEILGMNYVRFLRALRITRSLELMLEGKYNMYEIAMMVGYNSLSSFSNIFKKVIGVPPTEYQQKLRGE comes from the coding sequence ATGAATGATAGTCATTTTAAAGCAGTAGAGGAAGAAGATGCAGCATTTTATGTATACCATGTTCTCACCGGAAATATAAAAACAGATATCCATAATCACAGTTCTGCACAACTAGTATATGCAGAAGGGGGTATTGTCCATATTTTTACAGAACTTAAACACTGGTATCTTCCTGCCAGATGCTTTATGTGGATCCCTGCCGGAATCCCTCATTATATCTTTACATCAAGTCCAAAAGTAGATTTATATAATTTTTACTTTAAAAAAGACAGCGATGAAAATGGCTTCTTTGATGAAATTAATATTTATTCTGTAAGCCATTTACTCAGAGAGATGATTTTATACACAAAAGACTGGGATGGGAAAATCACAAAAAATGATGGTTCAAAATATTACTTTCTCAAAGCTCTTAAAGGAATTCTTCCGGATAAAAGAGATAAAAAGCTGCCATTCCCTGTTCAACACCCTTTCCCTGAAGACGAAACTTTATTAAAAGTAGCAAAATACATTCATGCTAATCTTGAAAAGAACCTGACTATTGAATCTACAGCCAAAGAATTTGGAATGAGTACCAGAACTCTATCGAGAAAGTTTAAAGAAATTTTAGGGATGAATTACGTTCGTTTTTTACGTGCTTTAAGAATTACCCGCTCATTGGAACTGATGCTTGAAGGAAAATATAATATGTACGAGATTGCGATGATGGTAGGGTATAATAGCCTTTCTTCTTTTAGCAATATCTTTAAAAAGGTGATTGGAGTTCCGCCAACGGAATATCAACAAAAATTGAGAGGTGAGTAG
- the rpsR gene encoding 30S ribosomal protein S18, translated as MAIDEMAKQASAGGESEVKFLTPLDINTKSEKKYCRFKKFGIKHVDYKDADFLLQFVNEQGKILPRRYTGTSLKYQRKVSAAIKRARHLALMPYVADLLK; from the coding sequence ATGGCAATAGATGAAATGGCTAAACAAGCCTCAGCTGGAGGAGAATCAGAAGTAAAATTCCTTACTCCACTTGATATCAACACAAAATCTGAAAAGAAATATTGTAGATTCAAAAAATTCGGAATTAAGCATGTAGATTATAAAGATGCTGATTTCTTATTACAGTTCGTAAACGAGCAAGGTAAAATTTTACCTAGAAGATACACTGGAACTTCTTTAAAATACCAAAGAAAAGTTTCTGCTGCTATCAAAAGAGCAAGACACCTTGCTTTAATGCCTTACGTAGCTGACTTATTAAAATAA
- a CDS encoding aldehyde dehydrogenase, translated as MDIQEIVSNQKAFFKTQKTKNIKFRKMYLEKLKELITKNEELLYKAIEQDFGKSRFDTFTTEISFVLKDIEYYIKNLKSLSKPKKVSTNLANQIGRSLIYPEPLGCVLVIGAWNYPYQLSLSPLIAALAAGNCSILKPSEIAENTMRAMSQIINENFPPEYIYVYEGGIEETTDLLKLKFDKIFFTGSTKVGKIIYKAAAENLTPVTLELGGKSPVIVTKEANLEVSAKRIIWGKFLNAGQTCVAPDYLLVEESVQEQFLEMLRKYIKEFKYEPDSQQYTRIINKKNFQRLVQLINKDNIYFGGNYNEDKLYIEPTILTNVNWQDDVMQEEIFGPILPVISFSSFNQTMNVISELEKPLAAYLFSNNSEEKEIFKQKISFGGGCINDVIMHLSNDNLPFGGVGNSGMGNYHGRYGFETFSHLKSVLEKVTWGEPDIKYPPYSEKKLNWIKKLL; from the coding sequence ATGGATATCCAGGAAATAGTGTCAAATCAGAAAGCATTTTTCAAAACCCAAAAAACTAAAAATATAAAGTTTAGAAAAATGTATCTTGAAAAGCTGAAAGAGCTGATTACTAAAAATGAAGAGCTCTTATACAAAGCAATTGAGCAGGATTTTGGCAAATCAAGGTTCGATACTTTTACTACAGAAATTTCTTTTGTTTTAAAGGATATAGAGTATTATATAAAGAATCTGAAAAGTCTTTCAAAGCCTAAAAAAGTATCTACCAATCTTGCTAATCAAATTGGAAGAAGTCTTATTTATCCAGAGCCCTTAGGCTGTGTCCTTGTCATTGGAGCATGGAACTATCCTTATCAGTTATCTCTTTCTCCCCTCATTGCTGCTTTAGCAGCAGGCAACTGCAGTATTCTTAAGCCAAGTGAAATTGCTGAAAACACGATGAGAGCGATGTCACAGATCATCAATGAAAATTTCCCTCCCGAATATATTTACGTGTATGAAGGAGGAATTGAGGAAACAACCGATCTTCTAAAATTGAAATTTGACAAAATATTTTTTACCGGGAGCACTAAGGTTGGTAAAATCATTTACAAAGCTGCTGCAGAAAATTTAACTCCAGTGACATTAGAACTAGGAGGAAAGTCACCCGTAATTGTCACTAAAGAGGCCAATCTTGAAGTTTCAGCTAAAAGAATCATCTGGGGAAAATTTTTAAATGCCGGACAAACCTGCGTAGCACCGGATTATCTTTTAGTAGAAGAATCAGTTCAGGAACAATTCCTGGAAATGCTAAGAAAATATATTAAGGAGTTTAAATATGAACCGGATTCCCAACAATACACAAGGATTATAAACAAAAAGAATTTTCAACGTCTTGTACAACTTATCAATAAAGATAACATTTACTTCGGGGGCAATTACAATGAAGATAAGCTTTACATAGAACCCACAATCTTAACGAATGTAAACTGGCAGGATGATGTTATGCAGGAAGAAATCTTTGGACCTATTCTACCGGTCATTTCTTTTAGTAGCTTTAATCAAACCATGAATGTCATCAGTGAGCTGGAAAAGCCACTTGCTGCTTATCTGTTCAGTAATAATTCCGAAGAAAAAGAAATATTCAAACAAAAGATCTCTTTTGGAGGCGGTTGTATAAATGATGTAATCATGCATTTAAGCAACGACAACCTACCTTTTGGTGGTGTTGGAAACTCTGGTATGGGTAATTATCATGGCCGGTACGGATTTGAGACTTTTTCCCATCTGAAATCTGTCCTTGAAAAAGTAACCTGGGGCGAACCCGATATTAAATATCCTCCTTATTCTGAAAAAAAACTGAACTGGATTAAGAAACTTCTATAA
- the apaG gene encoding Co2+/Mg2+ efflux protein ApaG, translating into MFSKITSNIKVSVVPEYDVKNSYPSENRYVFKYNITIENDGGFPIKILKRKWLIFDVGFGYTEIIGDGVIGLTPEISTGENFGYFSNVMLRSGVGNMSGKYLVKNMETQESFEIDIPKFNLLSEVLSN; encoded by the coding sequence ATGTTCTCAAAAATAACTTCCAATATCAAAGTTTCAGTTGTTCCTGAATATGATGTTAAAAATAGTTACCCTTCTGAAAACCGGTATGTATTTAAGTATAATATCACCATAGAAAATGATGGCGGTTTTCCTATCAAGATTTTGAAAAGAAAATGGTTGATCTTCGACGTTGGTTTTGGATATACAGAAATCATAGGAGATGGTGTCATCGGATTAACGCCTGAGATCTCAACAGGTGAAAATTTCGGATATTTCTCTAATGTAATGCTGCGTTCAGGTGTAGGGAATATGAGTGGAAAATACCTTGTTAAAAACATGGAAACTCAGGAAAGTTTTGAAATAGACATTCCAAAATTTAATTTGTTGTCAGAAGTTTTAAGCAACTAA
- a CDS encoding lysophospholipid acyltransferase family protein, with the protein MNFLIKILYLISKLPLKVLYIFSDIIFFLNYNIVGYRKKVITQNLTNSFPEKSEKEIAEIRKKFYLNFSDYLVETVKSFSISETESRVRMQHINQEVFHEAKAEGKNIILLAGHVFNWEWINALAKIIPQDHCHPVYRKVNSDFWENQMKKVRNKFGNEALEANEVILNIFRSKNDGSSAYMFVADQTPHFAHVTYGLNFLNQRTPVFVGYDRLATRMDLAFIYCEMKKVKRGFYQVNYHRIYPDGEKFVEHEVVKKFHKLLENTLHKRPDNYLWSHRKWKYQDSIKNFDSEKI; encoded by the coding sequence ATGAATTTCCTGATCAAGATATTATACCTGATTTCTAAGCTCCCGTTAAAAGTATTATATATTTTTTCGGATATTATATTCTTTTTAAACTATAACATTGTGGGTTATAGAAAAAAAGTAATTACCCAGAACTTGACCAATTCATTTCCTGAAAAGTCGGAAAAAGAAATCGCTGAAATACGAAAAAAATTCTATCTCAACTTCTCAGATTATCTTGTTGAGACTGTAAAATCCTTTAGTATTTCAGAAACGGAATCAAGAGTAAGAATGCAGCATATTAATCAGGAAGTATTTCACGAAGCCAAAGCGGAAGGAAAAAACATCATTCTTCTGGCTGGCCATGTATTCAACTGGGAATGGATCAATGCACTTGCAAAAATTATCCCACAAGATCACTGCCATCCTGTTTACAGAAAAGTCAATAGTGATTTTTGGGAGAATCAGATGAAAAAGGTTCGGAATAAGTTTGGTAATGAAGCTCTGGAAGCCAATGAAGTTATCCTCAATATTTTCAGATCTAAAAATGATGGAAGCTCAGCCTATATGTTTGTGGCAGATCAGACCCCTCACTTTGCTCATGTGACCTACGGATTGAACTTTCTTAATCAACGTACACCAGTTTTTGTAGGCTATGATAGGCTTGCTACAAGGATGGACCTGGCATTCATCTACTGTGAAATGAAAAAAGTTAAACGAGGCTTTTATCAAGTTAATTATCATAGAATTTATCCTGACGGAGAAAAATTTGTTGAACATGAAGTGGTAAAAAAGTTTCATAAACTATTGGAGAACACATTACATAAACGTCCCGATAATTATCTTTGGTCCCATAGAAAATGGAAATATCAGGATTCTATTAAAAATTTTGATTCAGAAAAAATATAG
- a CDS encoding chloride channel protein, whose amino-acid sequence MRKVFIYIRTGLKKSFDNIRNEQLKNNLLQAIPFWVGSVITGFFAVLYAKIFAWGEGLLNIIFNWHSWMIFIIAPIGFVLSWWLVKEFAPNAKGSGIPQVMAAVELANPKEHRKIRSLLSIKIIFFKIISSVILVIGGGAVGREGPTIQIAGSIFRKVNEYLPEWWPKISKKNMIMTGAAAGLAAAFNTPLGGIVFAVEELSKTHINYFKTALFTAVIIAGLTAQTLAGSYLYLGYPKTHDVSLMVMLPIILVAAVSGILASQLSVLMLKMNGWKKKNLKTDRANVLFLVVCALIIASIAYFINREILGSGKEIMERVLFTKDKHEDWYVPILRMLGPALSFTSGGAGGIFAPALSAGASIGSVISGVIHLTQNETNVVILAGMVAFLTGITRAPFTSAIIVLEMTDRHSLIFHLMLAGMMSSIASILVSRHSLYDVIKMNFLKEIRSEKE is encoded by the coding sequence ATGCGTAAAGTTTTTATTTATATTCGAACAGGCCTCAAAAAATCTTTTGACAACATCCGCAATGAACAGCTGAAAAACAATTTGCTTCAGGCTATTCCTTTTTGGGTAGGCTCGGTGATTACAGGCTTTTTTGCAGTTCTCTATGCGAAAATTTTTGCATGGGGCGAAGGCCTTCTAAACATCATTTTTAATTGGCATTCATGGATGATCTTCATTATTGCCCCTATTGGTTTTGTGCTTTCCTGGTGGTTGGTAAAAGAATTTGCCCCCAATGCTAAAGGAAGTGGAATACCCCAGGTAATGGCTGCTGTAGAACTGGCTAACCCTAAAGAACACAGAAAAATCAGGAGTCTTTTAAGCATTAAAATTATATTCTTTAAAATTATATCCTCTGTGATACTGGTTATTGGAGGAGGTGCAGTTGGTCGCGAAGGTCCCACTATTCAGATAGCGGGTTCGATATTTAGAAAAGTTAATGAATATCTTCCCGAATGGTGGCCTAAAATATCTAAAAAGAATATGATCATGACAGGTGCCGCAGCTGGGCTTGCTGCTGCTTTTAATACCCCACTTGGAGGTATTGTTTTTGCGGTGGAGGAATTATCAAAGACACATATTAATTATTTTAAAACAGCTCTCTTTACTGCTGTTATCATTGCCGGATTAACCGCTCAGACCTTGGCAGGTTCCTATTTATATTTAGGCTATCCTAAAACACATGATGTTTCTTTAATGGTTATGCTCCCTATCATTCTTGTAGCAGCTGTTTCCGGAATCCTTGCAAGTCAGCTTTCTGTCCTGATGCTTAAAATGAATGGATGGAAAAAGAAAAATCTTAAAACAGACAGAGCCAATGTATTATTCCTGGTCGTTTGCGCACTTATTATTGCCTCAATTGCTTACTTTATTAACAGAGAAATTTTAGGTTCGGGAAAAGAAATCATGGAACGGGTGCTTTTTACGAAAGATAAACACGAAGATTGGTATGTTCCTATTTTAAGAATGCTGGGTCCTGCCCTATCTTTTACTTCTGGTGGTGCCGGAGGAATATTTGCTCCTGCTCTTTCGGCTGGTGCAAGTATAGGATCGGTAATTTCAGGAGTAATCCATTTGACCCAAAACGAAACGAATGTTGTTATTTTGGCAGGAATGGTTGCCTTTCTTACCGGAATCACCAGGGCTCCTTTTACCTCTGCCATTATCGTTCTTGAGATGACAGACAGGCATTCTCTGATCTTTCATTTAATGCTGGCCGGCATGATGTCTTCAATTGCTTCAATTTTAGTAAGCCGACATTCACTTTATGATGTGATCAAAATGAATTTTCTCAAAGAAATAAGGAGTGAGAAAGAATAA
- a CDS encoding TolC family protein — MKMIFSTRRYHWIALCLLLISSSLHSQVIDYQHLSLQQALELGLKNNKNILISHLKQTMSETKEKDLKMEKLPDIEFHTSYTQVSNLFQHENGVFGKATKYDVINGMYDFTLSASIPVYMGGRIKNTEKKASISTEISTLQTHLDERVLKMQIITAFLQIHHLKEQQDLINEKMKEDSVNIKQVKALKANGVVTFNEVLRTSLQLSNHKMSWTELNNDIQIAEHQLKTVLFISDTQEMHAETEDLISDNAEIPYINELTETALLKNETVEITKKNLSLKELDQKIVRANYLPKITASGEYFLKYPNMMFFPPEPYAYRLSMVGVNLTYPIESLYKNKYKMQEARENIALARLQIDEKEESLKHSVYEAYKKFEETDQKVKIAEEAIIQAKENYRIVKTKYANKLSLITELIDADNTYLETQSNLISVKINRQLKYYQLQYTIGNL, encoded by the coding sequence ATGAAAATGATATTTAGCACACGCAGATATCACTGGATTGCGTTGTGCTTATTATTGATAAGCAGTTCTTTACATTCACAAGTGATCGATTATCAACATCTCAGTCTTCAGCAAGCGCTAGAACTAGGCTTAAAGAATAATAAAAATATTCTGATCAGTCATCTTAAACAGACCATGTCCGAGACCAAGGAAAAAGACCTTAAAATGGAAAAATTACCGGACATCGAATTTCACACCAGCTATACGCAGGTATCTAATCTTTTTCAACATGAAAATGGAGTATTTGGCAAAGCCACTAAATATGATGTAATCAACGGAATGTATGATTTTACGCTTTCTGCATCTATTCCAGTGTATATGGGAGGTAGAATTAAAAATACCGAAAAAAAAGCATCTATTTCGACTGAGATTTCAACATTACAGACCCATCTTGACGAGAGGGTTCTTAAAATGCAGATCATCACAGCTTTTCTTCAAATCCATCATTTAAAAGAACAACAGGATCTTATTAATGAAAAAATGAAAGAAGATTCTGTAAATATTAAACAGGTAAAAGCCCTGAAAGCTAATGGTGTCGTTACTTTTAATGAAGTATTGAGAACTTCTTTGCAGCTTTCCAATCATAAAATGAGCTGGACAGAACTTAATAATGATATCCAAATAGCCGAGCATCAGTTAAAAACAGTTCTTTTTATTTCTGATACCCAGGAGATGCATGCTGAAACAGAAGATCTCATTTCTGATAATGCAGAGATTCCTTACATCAACGAACTCACTGAAACAGCCTTATTAAAAAATGAGACGGTTGAAATCACAAAGAAAAATCTTTCTTTAAAAGAGCTGGATCAGAAAATAGTAAGGGCCAACTACCTTCCGAAAATCACTGCCAGTGGTGAATATTTTCTTAAATATCCCAATATGATGTTCTTTCCACCTGAGCCTTATGCGTATCGATTAAGCATGGTGGGTGTTAATCTCACGTATCCTATTGAAAGTCTGTATAAAAATAAATACAAAATGCAGGAAGCAAGGGAAAACATAGCCCTTGCAAGATTACAGATTGATGAGAAAGAAGAAAGCTTGAAGCACTCTGTTTATGAGGCTTACAAAAAATTTGAAGAAACTGATCAAAAAGTAAAAATAGCTGAAGAAGCTATTATTCAGGCTAAAGAAAACTATCGTATTGTTAAAACCAAATATGCCAATAAGCTGAGTCTTATTACAGAGCTTATCGATGCCGACAATACGTATCTGGAAACACAATCCAACCTTATCTCTGTAAAAATCAACCGACAATTAAAATACTACCAACTTCAATATACCATTGGAAATTTATAA